The Cyclobacterium amurskyense genome contains the following window.
CCATGCATTATCACCTATGATGATGGCATCTGATTTTCCCGGCTCAGCTCGGTCATCTACTCCATGAAAATCACCATCCATAATGATCACTTGGTTTGCTATCTGGCAATTTTTCCCTATGACAATTCGGTTACTTGCTGAAACAATACATGCTGTATTGATAAAAGTACCTTCCCCTATAATTAGTTCAGCTCCTCTATCAGCAAACAGCTGAGTGACTCCCATATGGGACCAAATTTTACAATGATCACCTATCTTTATATCTCCTGAACCTTCTACACGCAAAGGCCCTCGAACAGTTATCAATTTGCCAGTACTTTTACAATTCCTTAAGCGAAATTTCCCATTAAGTACACGCAGAATTCCTTTCGAGATGTCATTAAAAAGGCAAACATATATTTTTAATCTCTCAGCAAAACTCCTTGTTTCCCTTCCGTAAATCTCCTTACTTAGTTGTGTTATTTTAGCAGAAATCTTACCCTGAACCATTCGATTATTAAATATTTAATGAATATAGAAGTGAAAATTTTAAATTCAAAAAAAAGGATAAACTAAAATTTTTAGTACATTTATTTTAAAAATAAGAAATAAACAGTAATTAATTTTACGTAAAACATTTAATGTCTTTGATATATAAATAAATGAAATTCATATTTAAAAAGCAGCTGCTCAAATATATTGTTTATACGATTTCGTTTTTTATTTTTTTTATTTCCGGTAAAAAACTCAGTGCGCAAGAGCAGGGAGATATTGAAAAGTACATTAACCTAAATATGCCCCTTGCAGATCAACTTCCAAAATTGGACAGCCTGATTGAAATCGCAATAGGTAATCACCCAACGGTAAAAGTCAATCAAGCTCTAGTAGGATCAGCAGAGGCTAGAATTAATTTAGCCAAAAAATCATGGTCAAATTTAGTACGGGTTTATGTTGATTACTCTTACGGTAACCAAGCCATTTTATATGCTTCTGGGTCCGACTTATCTAATATCGCGAACGGTTATAGGACAGGGGCAAATTTAAGTATTCCGCTATCTGAAGTCTTTTTGAAAAAAGACAGGGTCAAGCTCCAAAAACAAGAACTTGAGGCGACATTTTATAAAACAAAGGAAATGGAATTAACCATTTCCAATCAGGTGATTGAAGAGTACAATAGTGCCTTACTTGGGCAGAAGCTAATGCTCATAAGGTTAGAAATGCAAGAGAAAGCCCGAACCAATTTACAACAAATGGAGATGGAGTTTAACTTAGGTAATCTTGACCCAACTTCCTTTTTACGTAATCAGGAAATTTATACCATTGCGCGTTCAGAATATGAAAATGCGAGAAAAAACTTTTTTGTGGCTATTCAGAAATTAGAAATACTATTAGGGGAACCCCTTGTCAATATTATTAAGTAAAATGACGATAAAACAAATTATACGGCTCCTTTGGAAAAACAAATTTTGGATTTTTTTAACCCCAATTTTTGTAGCTATAGGCGTCTTTTTCCTAACTCAAGATCTTCCTAGAGTATACGAATCCTCAACGTTGGTATTTACAAATCCTACCTCCGATAGAGGCGCCACTGACGGCGGGGTTGTAAGAATGGATTTTTACACCTCCAACAACCTTTTTGACAACCTAACCCTTATAGTAAAATCCAGAAAAACCGTAACCGAAGCCTCATTGAAGCTTCTGGCAAAACACTTGGCACTACCTGAACAAAAAGACGAAGTGCTATGTATCGAAGCCTATCAAGATCTAAAATCACATATTCCTGCCCCAATCTGGGAAAAATTGGTAGTTACAAATGATGAGGAGAAAACTCTGCAAAATATTTTACAAAATATCGAAGAGCACGATAACTCTCCCATAGAATATTTGCTTAGAGAACACGAATATTATTCAGTAAACAAAATAATTGAACGTCTATCAGTTTCTAGGAAATTCTCCAGTGATATGATGGAAATAAAATACAGTACAAATGATGCCGGAATTTGCTATTACACACTTAAAATCTTAGCAGAGTCATTTATGAGTGGGTATTCCAATATGAAAGAATTGGAAAACACCAATACCATTGCCTATTTTCAAAATCAACTCAACATTGCCCAAAATAAGTTAAGAAAAGCTGAAGAAAACCTCAAAGGGTTTATGACGGACAACCGTATTCTAAATTACTACGAACAGGGTAAATACCTGGACATCGCCAAGCTCGAACATGACCAAGATGAAGAACGTTCCAGAAGACTACTTTCAGGTACCGGCTATAATCTAGAGCAGATCGAAGAAATGTTTGAAAATTTTGACGAAAGACAGGTAATCATTGAAAACATTTCAAAACTTCAGGATCAAATTGTTACCAGAAATTTAAAAATTCAAGGCCTATCAGTTTTGGAAAACCAAAATCTACAAATAGAAAATATACAAAAAGAGATTGACGGATTGGAGAAAGAAATAAAAGAACTTTCGGACCTATTGTTCAAGAATAGCAATTCCATACAAGGTGTTCAAAGGGAAACCATTTTAGATCAGTGGTTAACATTAAAAATATCCTACGAAGAGCAAAAACAAGCTTTGGATGTAATGAAAACCAGAAAATCATATCTATTAGATAAAATAGATGAGTTTGCTCCTTTAGGTGCAGAGCTAAAGAAACTTGAAAGAGAGGTAAGTGTAAATGAAGAACAATACCTTTCTATTCTACATGGTCTTAATATGGCTTACCTTCAGAAATATGATCTTGAAATGTCTGCTACCCAAAAACTAATTGACGAACCTTTTTATCCTAAAACACCTCAGGCTTCAAAGAGAATGTTAATGGTGATAGGAGGAATGCTTGGTACAGGGGGATTGGTGTTAACTGTGGTGCTACTTTCCTTCTTTCTCGATTCATCAATCAAATCTGGCAAACGTGCCACCGAACTTACATCTCTTCCGGTAGCAGGCGGATGGATAATGGAAAAAGATATTCCAAAGAACGTTTATTTGGATATATTACAAAACAACCTAATCAAACAGTTTTATAATAATTTAAGCATGCACTTCTCCAATTCAGGACAAAAAACCCTGCTTTTCTA
Protein-coding sequences here:
- a CDS encoding acyltransferase, with the translated sequence MVQGKISAKITQLSKEIYGRETRSFAERLKIYVCLFNDISKGILRVLNGKFRLRNCKSTGKLITVRGPLRVEGSGDIKIGDHCKIWSHMGVTQLFADRGAELIIGEGTFINTACIVSASNRIVIGKNCQIANQVIIMDGDFHGVDDRAEPGKSDAIIIGDNAWLATRSMVLKGVKIGEGATVAAGAVVTKDVAPYTLVGGVPAKLIRKLQAP
- a CDS encoding TolC family protein encodes the protein MKFIFKKQLLKYIVYTISFFIFFISGKKLSAQEQGDIEKYINLNMPLADQLPKLDSLIEIAIGNHPTVKVNQALVGSAEARINLAKKSWSNLVRVYVDYSYGNQAILYASGSDLSNIANGYRTGANLSIPLSEVFLKKDRVKLQKQELEATFYKTKEMELTISNQVIEEYNSALLGQKLMLIRLEMQEKARTNLQQMEMEFNLGNLDPTSFLRNQEIYTIARSEYENARKNFFVAIQKLEILLGEPLVNIIK
- a CDS encoding GumC family protein — translated: MTIKQIIRLLWKNKFWIFLTPIFVAIGVFFLTQDLPRVYESSTLVFTNPTSDRGATDGGVVRMDFYTSNNLFDNLTLIVKSRKTVTEASLKLLAKHLALPEQKDEVLCIEAYQDLKSHIPAPIWEKLVVTNDEEKTLQNILQNIEEHDNSPIEYLLREHEYYSVNKIIERLSVSRKFSSDMMEIKYSTNDAGICYYTLKILAESFMSGYSNMKELENTNTIAYFQNQLNIAQNKLRKAEENLKGFMTDNRILNYYEQGKYLDIAKLEHDQDEERSRRLLSGTGYNLEQIEEMFENFDERQVIIENISKLQDQIVTRNLKIQGLSVLENQNLQIENIQKEIDGLEKEIKELSDLLFKNSNSIQGVQRETILDQWLTLKISYEEQKQALDVMKTRKSYLLDKIDEFAPLGAELKKLEREVSVNEEQYLSILHGLNMAYLQKYDLEMSATQKLIDEPFYPKTPQASKRMLMVIGGMLGTGGLVLTVVLLSFFLDSSIKSGKRATELTSLPVAGGWIMEKDIPKNVYLDILQNNLIKQFYNNLSMHFSNSGQKTLLFYSHQNGEGKTFLLQFFAKELLQQNRSVIYCGNKEDVEKMPCETLVMDINSISNPEKETQFWEDRLTNLPHEFILIELPNTNVKPVNYPLINKANALVKVTDAGRKWKSSDAYFNDSLNEMIKIPHLIWLNKMEGDELEDINGEIPRKRSKIRTKLKQLLS